A DNA window from Trichosurus vulpecula isolate mTriVul1 chromosome 2, mTriVul1.pri, whole genome shotgun sequence contains the following coding sequences:
- the MAMSTR gene encoding MEF2-activating motif and SAP domain-containing transcriptional regulator isoform X4, with protein MLCTPAALIPPVLQLRIHRRSQDQRESGQKPDQTSTGTQASSHSALLPTNGSRGPQRLPPAPAPWGTLSLTQPFPSRDSDPWISAPAPDQASITTFSPLSCDSGVTKPSPTTLPFSGVSLKKAKGDGHQRETRPRLKPLKYHAYVPPEHRAGPGPGAGAPAQGSLPREDGQPSGHKQDLPLPRAWGSRPGLQDSPAPLEVSPPVAPKPKLELQTLRLEELTVSELRQQLRLRGLPVSGPKPALLERLRGAGARDRQTPLQRPVRSPGVRSRASPSSSSKPRSRPRPRTEPQAPPRTAGKSPWPRPAAPEAPPAPPAPPRILSLEEELQEAIRRAQLIPHHSIQDILDEPLEPPAEALPPPPLDFPGSFDLLSPSPPPGSEGLSSVFSSWPPSPASSPSPEPGRPLEAADWLEALTGSPALDGSGPTPSIFCTDFAEPGTSRLWDLGAEEW; from the exons ATGCTTTGCACTCCAGCGGCCCTGATTCCACCTG TCCTCCAGCTCCGGATCCATCGGAGATCCCAGGACCAGCGTGAGAGTGGGCAGAAGCCTGACCAGACCTCTACTGGGACCCAGGCCTCTAGTCACTCAGCCCTTCTCCCCACTAATGGATCCAGGGGTCCCCAGCGCCTGCCCCCAGCTCCTGCCCCCTGGGGAACACTTTCTCTCACCCAGCCTTTTCCATCTAGGGATTCAG ACCCCTGGATCTCGGCCCCAGCCCCCGACCAAGCCTCCATCACCACTTTCTCCCCTTTGTCCTGTGACTCTGGGGTCACCAAACCCAGTCCAACAACCCTCCCCTTTTCTGGGGTGTCATTGAAGAAG GCCAAGGGAGACGGTCACCAGAGGGAGACCAGGCCCAGGTTGAAACCACTCAAGTACCACGCATACGTGCCCCCAGAGCACCGtgcagggccagggccaggggcAGGAGCACCGGCCCAGGGAAGCCTCCCCCGGGAGGATGGGCAGCCTTCAGGGCACAAGCAGGACCTGCCTTTGCCCAG GGCTTGGGGGTCGAGACCAGGACTCCAGGACAGTCCTGCACCCCTGGAGGTCTCCCCACCGGTGGCCCCTAAACCCAAGTTAGAGCTTCAGACCCTTCGACTGGAGGAGCTGACG GTCTCGGAGCTCCGTCAGCAGCTCCGCCTGCGGGGCCTCCCCGTGTCGGGGCCAAAACCGGCCCTGCTGGAGCGGCTGCGGGGAGCTGGGGCCCGGGACAGGCAGACCCCGCTGCAGCGGCCGGTGCGGAGCCCCGGGGTCCGCTCCCGTGCCAGCCCAAGTTCTAGCTCGAAGCCCAGGTCTCGGCCGCGACCCCGGACCGAGCCCCAGGCCCCTCCTAGAACAGCTGGAAAGTCC CCCTGGCCCCGCCCTGCTGCCCCCGAGGCCCCGCCTGCTCCTCCCGCCCCGCCCCGAATCCTGTCCTTGGAAGAGGAGCTTCAGGAGGCCATCCGCAGGGCTCAg CTCATCCCCCATCACTCCATTCAGGACATTCTGGACGAGCCTCTGGAGCCGCCGGCAG aagctctgcccccacccccgctGGATTTCCCAGGCTCCTTCGACTTGCTGTCTCCATCCCCGCCCCCCGGCTCCGAGGGCCTGTCCTCTGTCTTCTCCTCCTGGCCTCCATCCCCTGCCAGCTCTCCATCGCCGGAACCGGGGCGTCCCCTGGAGGCAGCCGATTGGCTGGAGGCTCTGACCGGAAGCCCAGCTCTGGACGGCTCCGGCCCGACCCCTAGCATCTTCTGCACCGACTTCGCAGAGCCCGGGACCAGCAGACTGTGGGATTTGGGGGCAGAGGAATGGTGA
- the MAMSTR gene encoding MEF2-activating motif and SAP domain-containing transcriptional regulator isoform X3, producing the protein MLCTPAALIPPVLQLRIHRRSQDQRESGQKPDQTSTGTQASSHSALLPTNGSRGPQRLPPAPAPWGTLSLTQPFPSRDSADPWISAPAPDQASITTFSPLSCDSGVTKPSPTTLPFSGVSLKKAKGDGHQRETRPRLKPLKYHAYVPPEHRAGPGPGAGAPAQGSLPREDGQPSGHKQDLPLPRAWGSRPGLQDSPAPLEVSPPVAPKPKLELQTLRLEELTVSELRQQLRLRGLPVSGPKPALLERLRGAGARDRQTPLQRPVRSPGVRSRASPSSSSKPRSRPRPRTEPQAPPRTAGKSPWPRPAAPEAPPAPPAPPRILSLEEELQEAIRRAQLIPHHSIQDILDEPLEPPAEALPPPPLDFPGSFDLLSPSPPPGSEGLSSVFSSWPPSPASSPSPEPGRPLEAADWLEALTGSPALDGSGPTPSIFCTDFAEPGTSRLWDLGAEEW; encoded by the exons ATGCTTTGCACTCCAGCGGCCCTGATTCCACCTG TCCTCCAGCTCCGGATCCATCGGAGATCCCAGGACCAGCGTGAGAGTGGGCAGAAGCCTGACCAGACCTCTACTGGGACCCAGGCCTCTAGTCACTCAGCCCTTCTCCCCACTAATGGATCCAGGGGTCCCCAGCGCCTGCCCCCAGCTCCTGCCCCCTGGGGAACACTTTCTCTCACCCAGCCTTTTCCATCTAGGGATTCAG CAGACCCCTGGATCTCGGCCCCAGCCCCCGACCAAGCCTCCATCACCACTTTCTCCCCTTTGTCCTGTGACTCTGGGGTCACCAAACCCAGTCCAACAACCCTCCCCTTTTCTGGGGTGTCATTGAAGAAG GCCAAGGGAGACGGTCACCAGAGGGAGACCAGGCCCAGGTTGAAACCACTCAAGTACCACGCATACGTGCCCCCAGAGCACCGtgcagggccagggccaggggcAGGAGCACCGGCCCAGGGAAGCCTCCCCCGGGAGGATGGGCAGCCTTCAGGGCACAAGCAGGACCTGCCTTTGCCCAG GGCTTGGGGGTCGAGACCAGGACTCCAGGACAGTCCTGCACCCCTGGAGGTCTCCCCACCGGTGGCCCCTAAACCCAAGTTAGAGCTTCAGACCCTTCGACTGGAGGAGCTGACG GTCTCGGAGCTCCGTCAGCAGCTCCGCCTGCGGGGCCTCCCCGTGTCGGGGCCAAAACCGGCCCTGCTGGAGCGGCTGCGGGGAGCTGGGGCCCGGGACAGGCAGACCCCGCTGCAGCGGCCGGTGCGGAGCCCCGGGGTCCGCTCCCGTGCCAGCCCAAGTTCTAGCTCGAAGCCCAGGTCTCGGCCGCGACCCCGGACCGAGCCCCAGGCCCCTCCTAGAACAGCTGGAAAGTCC CCCTGGCCCCGCCCTGCTGCCCCCGAGGCCCCGCCTGCTCCTCCCGCCCCGCCCCGAATCCTGTCCTTGGAAGAGGAGCTTCAGGAGGCCATCCGCAGGGCTCAg CTCATCCCCCATCACTCCATTCAGGACATTCTGGACGAGCCTCTGGAGCCGCCGGCAG aagctctgcccccacccccgctGGATTTCCCAGGCTCCTTCGACTTGCTGTCTCCATCCCCGCCCCCCGGCTCCGAGGGCCTGTCCTCTGTCTTCTCCTCCTGGCCTCCATCCCCTGCCAGCTCTCCATCGCCGGAACCGGGGCGTCCCCTGGAGGCAGCCGATTGGCTGGAGGCTCTGACCGGAAGCCCAGCTCTGGACGGCTCCGGCCCGACCCCTAGCATCTTCTGCACCGACTTCGCAGAGCCCGGGACCAGCAGACTGTGGGATTTGGGGGCAGAGGAATGGTGA
- the MAMSTR gene encoding MEF2-activating motif and SAP domain-containing transcriptional regulator isoform X2 produces the protein MTLVASAQCSQLIRSKFRSVLQLRIHRRSQDQRESGQKPDQTSTGTQASSHSALLPTNGSRGPQRLPPAPAPWGTLSLTQPFPSRDSDPWISAPAPDQASITTFSPLSCDSGVTKPSPTTLPFSGVSLKKAKGDGHQRETRPRLKPLKYHAYVPPEHRAGPGPGAGAPAQGSLPREDGQPSGHKQDLPLPRAWGSRPGLQDSPAPLEVSPPVAPKPKLELQTLRLEELTVSELRQQLRLRGLPVSGPKPALLERLRGAGARDRQTPLQRPVRSPGVRSRASPSSSSKPRSRPRPRTEPQAPPRTAGKSPWPRPAAPEAPPAPPAPPRILSLEEELQEAIRRAQLIPHHSIQDILDEPLEPPAEALPPPPLDFPGSFDLLSPSPPPGSEGLSSVFSSWPPSPASSPSPEPGRPLEAADWLEALTGSPALDGSGPTPSIFCTDFAEPGTSRLWDLGAEEW, from the exons ATGACCCTCGTTGCCTCGGCCCAGTGTTCCCAGCTCATCCGCTCCAAGTTCCGCTCCG TCCTCCAGCTCCGGATCCATCGGAGATCCCAGGACCAGCGTGAGAGTGGGCAGAAGCCTGACCAGACCTCTACTGGGACCCAGGCCTCTAGTCACTCAGCCCTTCTCCCCACTAATGGATCCAGGGGTCCCCAGCGCCTGCCCCCAGCTCCTGCCCCCTGGGGAACACTTTCTCTCACCCAGCCTTTTCCATCTAGGGATTCAG ACCCCTGGATCTCGGCCCCAGCCCCCGACCAAGCCTCCATCACCACTTTCTCCCCTTTGTCCTGTGACTCTGGGGTCACCAAACCCAGTCCAACAACCCTCCCCTTTTCTGGGGTGTCATTGAAGAAG GCCAAGGGAGACGGTCACCAGAGGGAGACCAGGCCCAGGTTGAAACCACTCAAGTACCACGCATACGTGCCCCCAGAGCACCGtgcagggccagggccaggggcAGGAGCACCGGCCCAGGGAAGCCTCCCCCGGGAGGATGGGCAGCCTTCAGGGCACAAGCAGGACCTGCCTTTGCCCAG GGCTTGGGGGTCGAGACCAGGACTCCAGGACAGTCCTGCACCCCTGGAGGTCTCCCCACCGGTGGCCCCTAAACCCAAGTTAGAGCTTCAGACCCTTCGACTGGAGGAGCTGACG GTCTCGGAGCTCCGTCAGCAGCTCCGCCTGCGGGGCCTCCCCGTGTCGGGGCCAAAACCGGCCCTGCTGGAGCGGCTGCGGGGAGCTGGGGCCCGGGACAGGCAGACCCCGCTGCAGCGGCCGGTGCGGAGCCCCGGGGTCCGCTCCCGTGCCAGCCCAAGTTCTAGCTCGAAGCCCAGGTCTCGGCCGCGACCCCGGACCGAGCCCCAGGCCCCTCCTAGAACAGCTGGAAAGTCC CCCTGGCCCCGCCCTGCTGCCCCCGAGGCCCCGCCTGCTCCTCCCGCCCCGCCCCGAATCCTGTCCTTGGAAGAGGAGCTTCAGGAGGCCATCCGCAGGGCTCAg CTCATCCCCCATCACTCCATTCAGGACATTCTGGACGAGCCTCTGGAGCCGCCGGCAG aagctctgcccccacccccgctGGATTTCCCAGGCTCCTTCGACTTGCTGTCTCCATCCCCGCCCCCCGGCTCCGAGGGCCTGTCCTCTGTCTTCTCCTCCTGGCCTCCATCCCCTGCCAGCTCTCCATCGCCGGAACCGGGGCGTCCCCTGGAGGCAGCCGATTGGCTGGAGGCTCTGACCGGAAGCCCAGCTCTGGACGGCTCCGGCCCGACCCCTAGCATCTTCTGCACCGACTTCGCAGAGCCCGGGACCAGCAGACTGTGGGATTTGGGGGCAGAGGAATGGTGA
- the MAMSTR gene encoding MEF2-activating motif and SAP domain-containing transcriptional regulator isoform X1: MTLVASAQCSQLIRSKFRSVLQLRIHRRSQDQRESGQKPDQTSTGTQASSHSALLPTNGSRGPQRLPPAPAPWGTLSLTQPFPSRDSADPWISAPAPDQASITTFSPLSCDSGVTKPSPTTLPFSGVSLKKAKGDGHQRETRPRLKPLKYHAYVPPEHRAGPGPGAGAPAQGSLPREDGQPSGHKQDLPLPRAWGSRPGLQDSPAPLEVSPPVAPKPKLELQTLRLEELTVSELRQQLRLRGLPVSGPKPALLERLRGAGARDRQTPLQRPVRSPGVRSRASPSSSSKPRSRPRPRTEPQAPPRTAGKSPWPRPAAPEAPPAPPAPPRILSLEEELQEAIRRAQLIPHHSIQDILDEPLEPPAEALPPPPLDFPGSFDLLSPSPPPGSEGLSSVFSSWPPSPASSPSPEPGRPLEAADWLEALTGSPALDGSGPTPSIFCTDFAEPGTSRLWDLGAEEW, encoded by the exons ATGACCCTCGTTGCCTCGGCCCAGTGTTCCCAGCTCATCCGCTCCAAGTTCCGCTCCG TCCTCCAGCTCCGGATCCATCGGAGATCCCAGGACCAGCGTGAGAGTGGGCAGAAGCCTGACCAGACCTCTACTGGGACCCAGGCCTCTAGTCACTCAGCCCTTCTCCCCACTAATGGATCCAGGGGTCCCCAGCGCCTGCCCCCAGCTCCTGCCCCCTGGGGAACACTTTCTCTCACCCAGCCTTTTCCATCTAGGGATTCAG CAGACCCCTGGATCTCGGCCCCAGCCCCCGACCAAGCCTCCATCACCACTTTCTCCCCTTTGTCCTGTGACTCTGGGGTCACCAAACCCAGTCCAACAACCCTCCCCTTTTCTGGGGTGTCATTGAAGAAG GCCAAGGGAGACGGTCACCAGAGGGAGACCAGGCCCAGGTTGAAACCACTCAAGTACCACGCATACGTGCCCCCAGAGCACCGtgcagggccagggccaggggcAGGAGCACCGGCCCAGGGAAGCCTCCCCCGGGAGGATGGGCAGCCTTCAGGGCACAAGCAGGACCTGCCTTTGCCCAG GGCTTGGGGGTCGAGACCAGGACTCCAGGACAGTCCTGCACCCCTGGAGGTCTCCCCACCGGTGGCCCCTAAACCCAAGTTAGAGCTTCAGACCCTTCGACTGGAGGAGCTGACG GTCTCGGAGCTCCGTCAGCAGCTCCGCCTGCGGGGCCTCCCCGTGTCGGGGCCAAAACCGGCCCTGCTGGAGCGGCTGCGGGGAGCTGGGGCCCGGGACAGGCAGACCCCGCTGCAGCGGCCGGTGCGGAGCCCCGGGGTCCGCTCCCGTGCCAGCCCAAGTTCTAGCTCGAAGCCCAGGTCTCGGCCGCGACCCCGGACCGAGCCCCAGGCCCCTCCTAGAACAGCTGGAAAGTCC CCCTGGCCCCGCCCTGCTGCCCCCGAGGCCCCGCCTGCTCCTCCCGCCCCGCCCCGAATCCTGTCCTTGGAAGAGGAGCTTCAGGAGGCCATCCGCAGGGCTCAg CTCATCCCCCATCACTCCATTCAGGACATTCTGGACGAGCCTCTGGAGCCGCCGGCAG aagctctgcccccacccccgctGGATTTCCCAGGCTCCTTCGACTTGCTGTCTCCATCCCCGCCCCCCGGCTCCGAGGGCCTGTCCTCTGTCTTCTCCTCCTGGCCTCCATCCCCTGCCAGCTCTCCATCGCCGGAACCGGGGCGTCCCCTGGAGGCAGCCGATTGGCTGGAGGCTCTGACCGGAAGCCCAGCTCTGGACGGCTCCGGCCCGACCCCTAGCATCTTCTGCACCGACTTCGCAGAGCCCGGGACCAGCAGACTGTGGGATTTGGGGGCAGAGGAATGGTGA